One genomic segment of Nitrosopumilus sp. includes these proteins:
- a CDS encoding CxxC-x17-CxxC domain-containing protein: MSEDRKMYPMKCSDCGAASEVPFEPKPDRPVYCKECLPKHRTRSF, encoded by the coding sequence ATGTCAGAAGATAGAAAAATGTATCCTATGAAGTGCTCCGATTGTGGTGCAGCATCAGAGGTGCCTTTTGAACCAAAACCAGACAGACCAGTATACTGCAAAGAATGTCTACCAAAACATAGAACCAGAAGCTTTTAG
- a CDS encoding DNA-binding protein: MLNNTRDTIFIGKKPLMTYVTSAIIQLATLPLVTVKARGLIIAHAVDVVQIVLQKTNPAFVVGDVKIGSESLESQDGRTRNVSTIEISIKRKTA, translated from the coding sequence ATGTTAAACAATACAAGAGATACAATTTTCATTGGTAAGAAACCACTAATGACTTATGTCACTTCTGCTATTATTCAATTAGCAACACTTCCATTAGTTACAGTCAAAGCTAGGGGATTGATCATCGCACATGCTGTTGATGTGGTACAGATAGTTCTCCAAAAAACCAACCCTGCATTTGTTGTAGGTGATGTAAAAATTGGTTCAGAATCATTAGAGTCACAAGATGGCAGAACTAGAAATGTCTCCACGATAGAAATCTCTATTAAAAGGAAGACTGCATGA
- a CDS encoding TFIIB-type zinc ribbon-containing protein: MVTVNAKSSCLRCGKNSLLTDEVTGEQFCSKCGYVINEKSQESGPEWRSFQKDGGSDPARTGAPSSLTIHDMGLSTVINPLNKDASGKPLSTSMKSTIERLRTWDSRSQVHEPIDRNLRQALSELNRLKDKIAISANVLEKAAYIYRKALEKKLVRGRSISAMIAASLYAACRDTETPRTLKDVADAANVKRKDIARCYRLLHHELELKMPVVDSIQCIARISSKLEITEKTKRYAVKVLKEAQERKESAGKDPMGLAASALYLSCVHNGVSVTQRDIAEAAGVTEVTIRNRYKGLKAEHSPKDE; the protein is encoded by the coding sequence ATGGTAACTGTTAATGCAAAATCCAGTTGTCTGCGTTGTGGAAAAAATTCATTATTAACTGATGAAGTAACCGGTGAGCAATTTTGCTCAAAATGCGGTTATGTGATTAATGAAAAATCTCAAGAATCTGGACCTGAATGGAGATCATTTCAAAAAGATGGTGGTTCAGATCCTGCAAGAACTGGAGCTCCATCATCACTTACAATTCATGACATGGGATTATCTACTGTTATCAATCCATTAAACAAAGATGCCTCTGGAAAACCACTTTCCACTTCAATGAAAAGTACTATTGAAAGATTACGAACATGGGATAGCAGAAGTCAAGTTCATGAACCAATCGATAGAAATCTCAGACAAGCTCTAAGTGAATTAAACAGACTTAAAGATAAAATTGCAATATCTGCAAATGTTTTAGAGAAAGCAGCTTACATTTACAGAAAAGCTTTAGAGAAAAAATTAGTTAGAGGAAGATCAATTTCTGCAATGATAGCTGCATCCCTTTATGCTGCATGTCGCGATACTGAAACACCTAGAACACTAAAAGATGTTGCAGATGCAGCAAATGTAAAGAGAAAAGATATCGCACGATGTTATCGATTGCTTCACCATGAATTGGAACTAAAGATGCCTGTTGTAGATTCAATTCAATGTATAGCAAGAATTTCAAGCAAACTGGAAATTACTGAAAAAACAAAACGTTATGCAGTAAAAGTTCTCAAAGAGGCTCAAGAGCGTAAAGAATCTGCTGGAAAAGATCCAATGGGGCTTGCAGCTTCTGCATTGTATTTGTCATGTGTTCATAATGGGGTATCTGTAACTCAAAGAGATATTGCAGAAGCAGCTGGTGTAACTGAAGTTACAATCAGAAATCGATACAAGGGACTAAAGGCAGAGCATTCTCCAAAAGATGAATAA
- a CDS encoding tRNA (adenine-N1)-methyltransferase, which produces MDKIKQNSPVLFYFNSSKKWLVKISKKESLHTHIGVLKHADAIGKEYGSRLTTNKDKYVYLLKPTTYDYVMKIQHGTQIVYPKDLGYIVARAGIESGQKILEIGTGSGSLTSFIASIVKPRGHVYTFDVDENFMKIAEKNIKKAGVSKYVTQTNLDIKTAKKMPLEDMDAALIDLGDPWTVIPQVRKMLKGSGAVFAICPTMNQLEKLTMSLVENEFTDIESTEHIIRTIDAREGKTRHSFQGIGHTTYLCYARKAFFERGSKTSKTLESKKSTASKTKKKTVKKSS; this is translated from the coding sequence ATGGATAAAATTAAACAGAATTCTCCAGTGTTATTTTACTTTAACAGTTCTAAAAAATGGCTAGTAAAAATCTCAAAAAAAGAGTCCCTTCATACACACATTGGTGTTCTCAAACATGCTGATGCTATTGGAAAAGAATATGGTTCTAGACTAACAACAAACAAGGACAAGTATGTCTATCTTCTAAAACCAACCACATATGATTATGTTATGAAAATTCAACATGGCACCCAGATTGTTTACCCTAAAGATCTTGGTTACATTGTCGCAAGAGCTGGAATTGAAAGCGGTCAAAAGATTTTAGAGATTGGAACAGGAAGTGGCTCTTTAACTTCTTTTATTGCCAGTATTGTAAAACCTAGAGGACATGTCTACACATTTGATGTTGATGAAAATTTTATGAAAATTGCTGAAAAAAATATCAAAAAGGCAGGTGTTTCAAAGTATGTAACCCAGACAAATCTGGATATTAAAACAGCCAAAAAAATGCCTTTGGAGGATATGGATGCTGCCTTGATTGATCTAGGTGATCCTTGGACTGTAATTCCACAAGTTCGTAAAATGCTCAAAGGAAGTGGTGCTGTTTTTGCAATTTGCCCAACTATGAATCAATTGGAAAAATTAACAATGTCTCTAGTTGAAAATGAGTTTACTGACATAGAATCCACTGAACACATTATACGTACTATTGATGCTAGGGAAGGAAAAACCAGACATTCTTTTCAAGGAATTGGACACACCACTTACTTGTGTTATGCTAGAAAGGCATTTTTTGAAAGAGGATCAAAGACCTCAAAAACACTAGAATCAAAAAAATCTACGGCTAGCAAAACCAAGAAAAAAACTGTCAAAAAATCATCTTAA